A genomic window from Caldicellulosiruptor kronotskyensis 2002 includes:
- a CDS encoding Uma2 family endonuclease: protein MEARIPKVYTYADYLELPQDARVELIDGVIYDMSPAPSRVHQEIVIELATLMKNYLKSSNKSCKLYTAPFDVVLIEEGQDEKQATNVVQPDISVICDKKKLTERGCVGAPEMIIEVVSEYNPSHDYIRKLNLYNKFKVKEYWIVNPNNQTILVYRLKDNEDYLPPEAYTFNDKVKVGIFEDLIIDFSQIKEVL from the coding sequence ATGGAAGCAAGGATACCTAAGGTTTACACATATGCAGATTACCTTGAACTACCACAAGACGCAAGAGTAGAGCTTATTGATGGTGTTATCTATGATATGAGCCCTGCACCTTCAAGAGTGCACCAAGAAATTGTAATAGAGCTTGCAACATTGATGAAGAATTATCTCAAATCTTCTAATAAGTCCTGCAAGTTATACACAGCTCCATTTGATGTAGTTCTAATAGAGGAAGGGCAGGACGAAAAGCAAGCAACAAACGTTGTTCAGCCTGATATCTCAGTCATATGCGATAAGAAAAAACTTACCGAAAGAGGCTGTGTTGGAGCTCCTGAGATGATAATTGAGGTTGTGTCAGAATATAATCCATCTCACGACTATATAAGAAAGCTAAACCTGTATAATAAGTTTAAAGTTAAAGAATATTGGATTGTGAACCCTAATAATCAAACAATACTTGTATACAGGCTTAAAGACAATGAAGATTACCTGCCACCAGAAGCTTACACCTTCAATGACAAGGTCAAGGTTGGTATTTTTGAAGACCTTATAATAGACTTTTCACAAATCAAAGAGGTGTTGTAA
- a CDS encoding FmdB family zinc ribbon protein: MFYTFVCNSCQEVFEIRASISEISNGLKISCPKCASNNVTRDYSKINIGLSAGSGAKSSSCSTCSGSRGCCGS, encoded by the coding sequence ATGTTTTACACATTCGTTTGCAACAGCTGCCAAGAAGTTTTTGAAATAAGAGCGTCCATTTCAGAAATCTCTAATGGTCTTAAAATCAGTTGTCCAAAATGTGCGTCAAATAATGTCACAAGAGATTATTCAAAAATAAACATTGGGCTATCTGCAGGAAGCGGTGCAAAAAGTAGCAGTTGTAGCACCTGTTCAGGCTCAAGAGGTTGTTGTGGAAGTTAA
- a CDS encoding ferritin, with protein sequence MRSEKILEMLNEQLNRELFSAYFYTAMEAYFASQNLDGFAHFFMVQTKEELDHARLIFNYINKIGGRVILKELKQPKIDYSSPTEVFELALSHERFITSSIHEIAKAALDEKDLTTHNFLQWFINEQAEEEETMDKILRKLKFIKEDPSGLLFLDKELSTRVYTPPSIMQEN encoded by the coding sequence ATGAGAAGTGAAAAAATTCTTGAGATGTTAAATGAACAGTTAAACAGAGAATTATTTTCGGCATACTTTTATACAGCAATGGAAGCGTATTTTGCTTCACAAAATTTAGACGGTTTTGCTCACTTTTTCATGGTCCAAACAAAAGAAGAGCTTGACCATGCAAGATTGATATTTAACTATATAAACAAAATAGGTGGAAGAGTAATTTTAAAAGAACTCAAGCAACCAAAGATAGACTATTCATCACCTACAGAAGTTTTTGAACTTGCACTTTCACATGAACGGTTTATAACCTCTTCCATTCATGAGATTGCAAAGGCAGCTTTGGATGAAAAAGACCTTACCACCCACAACTTTTTGCAATGGTTTATAAACGAACAAGCTGAGGAGGAAGAAACAATGGACAAGATTTTGAGAAAGCTAAAATTCATAAAAGAAGACCCAAGCGGACTTCTGTTTTTGGACAAAGAACTTTCAACTAGAGTGTATACACCGCCATCTATTATGCAGGAAAATTAA
- a CDS encoding Rossmann-like and DUF2520 domain-containing protein, which produces MKIGFYGASKAGISLALYFKEHGLEITGFYNRTYEKASKASSMTKTQVFETPEDLIEASDVIFIAISDTFIEEVSKNLYSLHLSQKVIGHLSGALTSDAIKAKCKGKFSLHPIQTLRGQPEDVQLLKKAVFSLEGDDEGEKIAKIILQKIGNKYIELKKEDKVVYHLAATVASNYLVALLNFSYLLYKKIGLEDEVIFSIIKSLSSASLENFLKDRLNCLTGPAARGDILTLQKHYNALPDEKKTTFLELLKLAADLIFEKGDKSVCEKLQQFINVKGGEKNE; this is translated from the coding sequence GTGAAAATAGGTTTTTATGGGGCATCTAAAGCTGGAATTTCTCTTGCGCTTTATTTCAAAGAGCATGGGCTTGAGATTACAGGGTTTTATAACAGAACATATGAAAAAGCCTCAAAAGCTTCTTCCATGACAAAAACGCAGGTATTTGAAACCCCTGAAGATCTTATAGAGGCTTCTGATGTTATTTTCATAGCTATTTCTGATACATTTATAGAAGAAGTTTCCAAAAACCTTTATTCACTGCATTTGTCACAAAAAGTGATTGGACACTTATCAGGTGCACTGACCTCTGATGCTATTAAAGCCAAGTGCAAAGGGAAATTTTCTCTTCATCCTATTCAGACTCTAAGAGGGCAGCCTGAAGATGTTCAGCTCTTAAAAAAAGCAGTATTTTCTTTAGAAGGGGATGATGAAGGCGAAAAGATTGCCAAGATAATTTTGCAGAAAATAGGGAATAAATATATAGAGCTCAAAAAAGAGGATAAAGTAGTTTATCATCTTGCAGCAACAGTTGCTTCAAATTACCTTGTGGCTCTTTTGAACTTTTCGTATCTGCTTTATAAAAAAATTGGACTTGAAGATGAGGTCATTTTTTCTATAATAAAGTCTCTTTCTTCTGCATCACTTGAAAATTTTTTAAAGGATAGACTTAACTGTTTGACAGGACCTGCCGCAAGAGGCGATATTTTGACACTTCAAAAACACTACAATGCTTTGCCAGATGAAAAGAAAACTACTTTTTTAGAACTTTTAAAGCTTGCGGCAGATCTGATATTTGAAAAGGGAGATAAAAGTGTCTGTGAAAAACTTCAACAATTTATAAATGTAAAAGGTGGTGAAAAAAATGAATAA
- the panB gene encoding 3-methyl-2-oxobutanoate hydroxymethyltransferase has translation MNKVTTKTLFEKKQKGEKITMITAYDYTFAKIFDSCMVDILLVGDSLGMVILGYDSTIPVTMDDMEHHVRAVSRGAKYSMVVADMPFLSYHTTVEEAVKNAGRLIRAGAYAVKMEGCDDVYDKIEAVIKAQIPVMGHLGLTPQSVNIFGGYDLRAKEEAEAKKLVEDAKKLEKAGVFAIVLEKVPAHVAKEVQRSVNVPVIGIGAGPYCDGQVLVCYDMLGMYEDFKPKFVKRYAEVGNIIKDAVKRYIEEVKKGEFPGKEHSY, from the coding sequence ATGAATAAGGTGACAACCAAGACGCTATTTGAAAAAAAGCAAAAGGGCGAAAAGATCACCATGATTACTGCTTATGACTACACATTTGCAAAGATATTTGACAGCTGCATGGTAGATATCCTGCTTGTTGGTGACTCTCTTGGCATGGTGATCCTTGGCTATGACTCTACAATTCCTGTCACAATGGATGATATGGAGCACCATGTTAGGGCAGTTAGCAGAGGGGCAAAATATTCTATGGTTGTTGCTGATATGCCGTTCTTGTCATACCACACAACAGTTGAGGAAGCTGTGAAAAATGCAGGAAGGTTAATTCGTGCAGGGGCGTATGCAGTCAAGATGGAAGGCTGCGACGATGTATATGATAAGATAGAAGCTGTCATAAAGGCCCAGATACCTGTTATGGGACATTTGGGGCTGACACCCCAGTCTGTCAACATCTTTGGTGGCTATGACCTTCGCGCAAAGGAAGAAGCTGAAGCCAAAAAACTTGTGGAAGATGCTAAAAAGCTTGAGAAAGCGGGAGTATTTGCAATTGTGCTTGAAAAGGTACCAGCTCATGTTGCAAAAGAAGTTCAAAGAAGCGTAAACGTGCCTGTAATTGGGATAGGGGCAGGACCATACTGTGATGGTCAGGTGCTTGTGTGCTATGATATGCTTGGTATGTATGAAGATTTCAAGCCTAAGTTTGTAAAAAGATATGCTGAAGTTGGGAACATAATTAAAGATGCTGTGAAAAGGTACATTGAAGAAGTCAAAAAAGGAGAATTTCCAGGAAAGGAGCATAGTTACTGA
- the panC gene encoding pantoate--beta-alanine ligase produces MFVVKKIQEMKDIIKKLKKEGKSIGFVPTMGYLHEGHLSLVRLSKQQNDITIMSIFVNPIQFGPNEDYDRYPRDFERDKSLAEKEGVDYIFYPSVEEMYPEDFKTVVSVKKITEIMCGKSRPGHFDGVATVVLKLFNIVNPDRAYFGQKDAQQLAVIKQMVKDLNLDVEIVPCPIVREQDGLAMSSRNVYLSEEERKSATVLYRALNLAKEMIEKGQKDVSSIKRAMEEMILKEKYTKIDYIEFVNNDTFEIISKVEGKVLIALAVFVGKARLIDNIVVEAK; encoded by the coding sequence ATGTTTGTTGTAAAAAAAATTCAGGAAATGAAAGATATTATAAAGAAACTTAAAAAAGAAGGCAAATCAATAGGTTTTGTTCCAACAATGGGTTATCTGCACGAAGGACATTTGAGCTTGGTAAGGCTTTCTAAACAGCAAAACGATATTACCATTATGAGCATATTTGTAAATCCCATTCAATTTGGACCTAATGAGGATTATGACAGATACCCACGCGACTTTGAAAGAGATAAAAGCCTTGCCGAAAAAGAAGGTGTTGATTATATATTTTATCCGTCGGTAGAAGAGATGTATCCAGAAGATTTTAAGACAGTTGTGTCAGTGAAAAAAATAACAGAAATAATGTGCGGCAAGTCGAGACCGGGTCATTTTGATGGTGTTGCAACAGTCGTATTAAAGCTGTTTAACATTGTAAATCCGGACAGAGCATACTTTGGACAAAAGGATGCTCAGCAGCTTGCTGTTATAAAGCAGATGGTAAAAGACCTAAATCTTGACGTTGAGATAGTTCCATGTCCGATTGTGCGTGAACAAGATGGTCTTGCAATGAGCTCAAGAAATGTATATCTTTCTGAAGAGGAGAGAAAATCTGCAACCGTTTTGTATAGAGCTTTGAATTTGGCAAAAGAGATGATTGAAAAAGGCCAAAAGGATGTATCAAGCATAAAAAGGGCTATGGAAGAGATGATTTTAAAGGAGAAATACACAAAGATTGATTACATTGAGTTTGTGAACAATGATACGTTTGAGATAATCTCAAAAGTTGAGGGAAAGGTTTTGATAGCTCTTGCCGTCTTTGTTGGAAAGGCAAGACTTATAGACAACATTGTGGTGGAGGCGAAATAG
- the panD gene encoding aspartate 1-decarboxylase, whose amino-acid sequence MFIEVLKSKIHRATVTEANLNYVGSITIDEELMKAAGIYENEKVQVVNINNGERFETYVIKGEKGSGAICLNGAAARLVQVGDKIIIMAYCLLTMEEYYNHKPKIVFVDDKNKIIRLSDKENQSECIC is encoded by the coding sequence ATGTTCATTGAAGTTTTAAAGTCTAAGATTCACAGAGCAACCGTCACTGAAGCAAATCTAAACTATGTGGGTAGCATCACAATTGATGAGGAATTGATGAAAGCAGCTGGAATATATGAAAATGAAAAGGTGCAGGTTGTGAATATAAACAATGGTGAGAGATTTGAAACTTATGTGATAAAAGGGGAAAAAGGCAGCGGAGCCATTTGTCTAAATGGAGCAGCAGCTCGCCTTGTTCAAGTAGGCGATAAAATAATTATAATGGCGTACTGCCTTCTTACCATGGAAGAGTATTATAACCATAAGCCGAAGATTGTATTTGTGGATGATAAAAATAAAATTATAAGATTATCGGATAAAGAAAATCAATCAGAATGTATCTGTTAA
- a CDS encoding L,D-transpeptidase family protein, whose amino-acid sequence MRSKSFLKFIISIFIIFTSLVTISSISNYNKNPYLIYVSIDDSKLYVFKEGILYKSYPISPGKTSTPTPVGTFKIISKDYWGEGFGGRWMGLNVPYGKYGIHGTIYESYIGAHVSKGCIRMLNKDVKELFLYIPIGTTVVISEGIYGEFRNGFRTIYPGDTGVDVMAVQRRLKELGFYSGSIDGKYGSALEYAVNIYQKKNKLPVTNKITPYLLRKMGFYLFE is encoded by the coding sequence ATGAGAAGTAAAAGTTTTCTCAAGTTTATAATCTCTATTTTTATTATTTTTACATCTTTGGTAACTATTTCAAGCATATCAAACTATAATAAGAACCCATATCTTATTTATGTTTCAATAGATGACAGTAAATTATATGTATTTAAAGAAGGAATTTTATACAAGTCATATCCAATTTCACCTGGGAAAACTTCGACTCCTACTCCAGTTGGCACATTTAAGATTATATCAAAAGACTACTGGGGTGAAGGGTTTGGAGGAAGGTGGATGGGGCTAAATGTTCCCTATGGCAAATATGGAATTCATGGAACAATATATGAAAGTTACATAGGAGCTCATGTAAGCAAAGGCTGTATCAGAATGCTGAACAAGGACGTAAAGGAACTCTTTTTATATATTCCTATTGGAACAACAGTAGTAATTTCAGAAGGTATATATGGAGAGTTTAGAAACGGTTTTAGAACAATTTACCCTGGTGATACTGGCGTGGATGTTATGGCAGTTCAAAGAAGGCTTAAAGAACTTGGATTTTATTCAGGGAGCATCGATGGCAAGTATGGATCAGCACTTGAATATGCAGTAAATATATACCAAAAGAAAAATAAACTTCCTGTAACCAACAAAATTACGCCTTATTTGCTAAGGAAAATGGGTTTTTATTTATTTGAATAA
- a CDS encoding spore coat protein: MKTLSDRDIAFSLLNSLKLQATALTNLVLESTNNALRREAMSVLTRVFDHQKQVFDFLSQKGWYPVEMAKQEDITKAQRDVQTIQNNIQMVSM, translated from the coding sequence ATGAAGACACTTTCAGACAGAGATATTGCTTTTTCGCTTTTGAACTCTTTAAAGCTTCAGGCAACAGCTTTGACAAACTTAGTTTTAGAGAGCACAAACAATGCTCTCAGAAGAGAAGCTATGTCAGTTTTGACCAGGGTATTTGACCATCAAAAACAAGTTTTTGACTTTCTCTCGCAAAAGGGCTGGTATCCTGTTGAGATGGCAAAGCAAGAGGACATTACAAAGGCTCAAAGGGATGTTCAAACAATTCAGAACAATATCCAAATGGTTTCGATGTAA
- a CDS encoding GNAT family N-acetyltransferase, whose protein sequence is MIRCAKFSDLPQIAQIFREAFSDSIEFYFENKIKNSAIEDIFKVVLIAEPHGFLVYEDEENKKIAGYICVVRDIKRVWIAAILTLSFLKWTIKWLLGLYGFGIRPVWKILTNKIDFFKFQTKYAREISAQILSIGTLKSYRGKSIGTKLVEAGLEFLKSKGVKEVKLEVRPDNLPAIKLYKKFGFYQIGMSQDPQGKWIVMKKSF, encoded by the coding sequence ATGATAAGATGTGCAAAGTTTTCTGACCTTCCTCAAATCGCACAAATTTTCAGAGAAGCTTTTTCTGACAGCATTGAATTCTATTTTGAGAACAAAATCAAAAACTCTGCTATAGAAGACATATTCAAAGTGGTGCTCATTGCAGAGCCTCATGGTTTTTTGGTCTATGAAGATGAAGAAAATAAAAAGATCGCAGGGTATATATGTGTTGTCAGAGACATCAAAAGGGTGTGGATAGCTGCAATCTTGACCCTTTCGTTTTTAAAATGGACCATCAAATGGCTTTTGGGACTATATGGTTTTGGCATAAGACCTGTATGGAAAATACTTACCAACAAGATTGACTTTTTTAAGTTTCAGACAAAATATGCAAGAGAAATATCTGCACAAATTCTCTCTATTGGTACACTAAAAAGCTACAGAGGAAAAAGCATTGGAACAAAACTTGTTGAGGCAGGACTTGAATTTTTAAAATCAAAAGGAGTAAAAGAAGTAAAATTAGAAGTCAGACCAGATAATCTACCTGCGATAAAACTTTATAAAAAATTTGGATTCTATCAAATTGGAATGTCGCAAGACCCTCAAGGCAAGTGGATTGTCATGAAAAAAAGTTTTTAA
- a CDS encoding DUF4364 family protein: protein MSDEFNEIHTLAQNKLILLLFLSKINIPIPIQQLDEFVLSTKYMNFFEYQQYLKELEAQKLIHKYDDEIRTYIEISQTGRDVLNILLDLLPKATVEEVEEYIKKNYRKIKLNTEIYSDYKILSPTEYIVICSLREGNSVLFEIKVNVPHVEIAKRICKNWSKNAETVYRLLFENLARNHEEHEKNQE from the coding sequence ATGTCTGATGAATTCAACGAAATACATACCCTTGCCCAAAACAAGCTTATACTTTTACTTTTTTTGAGTAAGATAAACATCCCCATTCCTATCCAGCAGCTTGACGAGTTTGTCCTCTCAACAAAGTACATGAACTTTTTTGAATACCAGCAGTATCTCAAAGAACTCGAGGCTCAAAAGCTAATCCACAAATATGATGATGAGATTAGAACATACATTGAGATATCACAAACTGGTAGAGATGTTTTAAACATCCTTTTGGATTTGCTTCCAAAAGCTACAGTCGAGGAAGTAGAAGAATACATAAAGAAGAACTATAGAAAGATTAAACTTAATACAGAAATCTATTCTGATTACAAAATACTCAGCCCTACCGAATACATAGTTATATGCTCTCTGCGTGAAGGAAATAGTGTCTTGTTTGAAATAAAAGTAAATGTACCGCACGTTGAGATTGCAAAAAGGATTTGTAAAAATTGGAGTAAAAATGCTGAGACGGTATACAGACTACTTTTTGAAAATTTAGCACGAAATCATGAAGAGCATGAAAAAAATCAAGAATAA
- a CDS encoding nucleoside triphosphate pyrophosphohydrolase family protein, with translation MLKDIFIDDFQYVVDELLIRNKSILDSLTKFSESAARVNRSIIKSVTNCGCIRINAKKQEIPIDVSLKEAKKYLKTHVEGQLCENCRDLIEKEIGSTLFYLASICNTLDLNLYDIIIKEIERMKTLGEFNLR, from the coding sequence ATGTTGAAGGATATCTTTATAGACGATTTCCAATATGTCGTTGATGAACTTTTGATACGAAACAAAAGTATACTTGACAGCCTCACAAAGTTTTCCGAATCAGCAGCACGTGTCAACAGAAGCATAATAAAATCGGTCACAAACTGTGGATGCATAAGAATAAATGCTAAAAAACAGGAGATTCCTATAGATGTGAGCTTGAAAGAAGCAAAAAAGTACCTCAAAACACATGTTGAAGGACAGCTTTGTGAAAATTGCAGAGATCTGATTGAAAAAGAGATTGGAAGCACATTATTTTATTTAGCTTCAATCTGCAACACTTTAGATTTGAACTTGTATGATATCATAATCAAAGAAATTGAGAGAATGAAAACACTGGGAGAATTTAACCTCAGATAA
- a CDS encoding sugar phosphate isomerase/epimerase family protein produces the protein MKISFSTVGCPNFTWDEILAAAKDFGYDGIELRGLGDELEVYRAEPFSPENLPSTKKRLKELNLEISCLATSCYIFDKSYQENTLESAKAHIELAKDLSCKYIRVLGDRWITPGEDVDREFVKDMLCNLCDMAKEYGVDVLIETNGVWAESKRLADLLEKVPYKNVGVVWDIHHPFRFFEEDVEKTFSNLKEYIKHVHVKDSKIENGKLVFKMIGEGDVPIEKVINLLLRQGYSGYISFEWVKRWFSDLEEPGIVFLEFIDKIKKIVK, from the coding sequence ATGAAGATTAGCTTTTCAACAGTAGGATGTCCCAACTTTACCTGGGATGAGATCTTAGCTGCTGCAAAAGATTTTGGATATGACGGTATTGAACTGAGAGGACTTGGAGATGAACTTGAAGTATATAGAGCAGAACCTTTTTCTCCTGAGAACTTGCCATCGACAAAAAAGAGATTAAAAGAACTGAATTTAGAGATTTCATGTTTGGCAACCTCATGTTATATATTTGATAAATCTTACCAGGAAAATACATTAGAGTCTGCAAAAGCGCACATTGAACTTGCAAAGGATCTTTCTTGCAAATACATAAGAGTTTTGGGAGACAGATGGATAACACCTGGGGAGGATGTCGATAGAGAATTTGTAAAAGACATGCTTTGCAATTTGTGCGACATGGCAAAGGAGTATGGTGTTGACGTTTTAATTGAGACAAATGGTGTGTGGGCAGAATCAAAAAGGCTTGCTGATTTGCTTGAAAAGGTGCCGTATAAAAATGTTGGTGTTGTGTGGGACATTCACCATCCTTTCAGGTTTTTTGAGGAGGATGTTGAGAAAACCTTTAGCAATTTGAAAGAGTATATAAAACATGTTCATGTAAAAGACTCAAAAATTGAAAATGGCAAGCTTGTGTTTAAAATGATAGGCGAGGGTGATGTGCCTATTGAAAAGGTGATAAATCTTCTTTTGCGGCAAGGTTACAGCGGTTATATTTCTTTTGAATGGGTAAAAAGATGGTTTTCTGACCTTGAAGAGCCGGGGATTGTGTTTTTGGAGTTTATAGATAAGATTAAGAAAATAGTAAAATAA
- a CDS encoding radical SAM protein, giving the protein MNCNVPKPLIMSIDVTYKCTMRCLHCFNGSNENELESELTDEELLYLADQIIDIMPNVICFCGGEPLIRREILYLCCEKIVKGTNGYTKVNIVTNGELVNNEVARNLRKAGFNLIQVSLDGAKPETHDWLRNKIGSFNKAVNAIKCLVEAGLYVGVAFTPTLRNIPEIDEAIKLCEQLGVCEFRVQPLMVMGRAKRNLNGYIPTYRDYQILATKLKWLQLQQIAKKGMNVEWGDPVDHLIRSNYRESGYNPFIGIDAYGYLRISPYLPLTFGNIRRHRILEYWNSGLSNVWNLPIVKWISKQIRATEDLDLSSKGFKEVYWEKSVDIDLIEDDISEVKPEQFFAKN; this is encoded by the coding sequence GTGAATTGTAATGTACCTAAACCGTTAATAATGTCAATTGATGTTACCTACAAGTGTACTATGAGGTGTTTACATTGTTTCAACGGAAGTAATGAAAATGAATTAGAATCAGAATTAACAGATGAAGAATTACTTTATTTAGCAGATCAGATTATAGATATAATGCCCAATGTGATTTGTTTTTGTGGTGGTGAACCACTTATTAGAAGAGAAATTCTCTATTTGTGTTGTGAAAAGATAGTCAAGGGAACTAATGGATATACAAAAGTGAATATAGTTACAAATGGTGAATTAGTAAATAATGAGGTAGCAAGAAATTTACGGAAAGCCGGATTTAATCTTATTCAGGTTAGCCTTGATGGTGCAAAACCCGAAACACATGATTGGCTCCGAAATAAGATAGGAAGTTTTAACAAGGCTGTCAATGCTATAAAATGTCTTGTGGAAGCTGGGTTATACGTGGGTGTTGCTTTTACACCAACTTTAAGAAATATTCCAGAAATCGATGAAGCGATAAAATTATGCGAGCAATTAGGTGTTTGTGAATTTCGCGTTCAGCCTCTAATGGTAATGGGAAGAGCGAAGAGAAATTTAAATGGGTATATTCCAACCTATAGAGATTATCAAATTCTTGCAACAAAGCTAAAATGGTTACAATTGCAACAAATAGCAAAGAAAGGAATGAATGTAGAATGGGGAGATCCGGTAGATCACCTTATAAGATCGAACTATAGAGAAAGTGGTTATAATCCATTTATAGGGATAGATGCATATGGATATTTGAGAATATCTCCTTATTTACCATTGACTTTTGGAAATATAAGAAGACATAGAATTTTAGAGTATTGGAATAGTGGTTTGTCAAATGTTTGGAATTTACCAATCGTTAAGTGGATTTCAAAGCAAATTAGAGCTACAGAAGATTTGGATCTTTCTTCTAAAGGATTTAAAGAGGTTTATTGGGAAAAGAGTGTAGATATTGACCTTATTGAAGATGATATTTCAGAAGTTAAGCCAGAACAATTTTTTGCAAAAAATTAA
- a CDS encoding radical SAM protein gives MDGKIQITNIRWEIEPKCNLNCRHCFVGSKLDKYKEMDFETAKVVVDILSDCGIKKIIFSSKEPLMYKDIDKLISYCNVKGIHTELVTNGTLLQNTLFAEKIISSGVGTISISVEGITKDSNDYIRGEGNLDQVLRALGNLKNIMEYKRQIIIGIQMSLNRKNKNEAAHVPEFFNHLPIDILVIGGLSLDGNAKNNSDLLLSPEEFIQIWDVILVNYLKLKDKKYYLTSKSLFPIEAVYYNCMFGSDFCPVIPKCGILEEHYSLLPNGDIVPCVALLDKINDVGEFPRINILDKMLNEEKINKLENFKIQLENLIKENRPHVCRECYYKEDCRPCPVNIIQQQFKEEISIRCSRAKEKIKEIFNLIRRHFDEYYLSIRDNTLLTVQNQKVSLTRYYEQGGVYRKEYELEPLQINALQKIFNFKEISLKELLYDFKNYEMLLNFIEPLVFDNFIMVRRS, from the coding sequence ATGGATGGAAAAATACAAATTACAAATATCAGATGGGAAATAGAACCAAAATGTAATCTAAATTGTCGTCATTGTTTTGTAGGATCAAAGTTAGATAAATATAAGGAAATGGATTTTGAGACAGCTAAAGTTGTTGTTGATATATTAAGTGATTGCGGAATAAAAAAAATAATTTTTTCATCGAAAGAACCTTTAATGTATAAAGATATTGATAAGCTTATTTCTTATTGTAATGTGAAAGGAATACATACGGAATTGGTCACTAATGGAACATTATTACAAAATACTTTGTTTGCTGAAAAAATTATATCTAGTGGTGTTGGGACTATCAGTATTAGCGTAGAAGGTATTACGAAAGATTCAAACGATTACATTAGGGGAGAAGGAAACTTAGATCAGGTATTGAGAGCATTAGGTAATCTAAAAAATATAATGGAATATAAAAGGCAAATTATCATTGGAATTCAAATGTCACTAAATAGAAAGAATAAAAATGAAGCTGCTCACGTACCTGAATTTTTTAATCATCTGCCAATTGATATTCTTGTGATTGGTGGACTTTCTTTAGATGGGAATGCAAAAAACAATAGTGATTTATTACTATCTCCAGAGGAATTCATACAAATATGGGATGTAATATTAGTAAATTATTTAAAGTTAAAAGATAAAAAATATTATCTTACATCTAAATCTTTATTTCCAATTGAGGCAGTGTATTATAATTGTATGTTTGGCTCTGACTTTTGCCCAGTAATACCAAAATGTGGTATATTAGAAGAACACTACTCTCTTTTGCCCAATGGCGATATAGTCCCCTGTGTAGCTCTTTTAGACAAGATAAATGATGTTGGAGAATTTCCACGTATAAATATTCTTGATAAAATGTTGAATGAAGAGAAAATCAACAAGTTGGAAAACTTTAAAATTCAGTTAGAAAATTTGATAAAAGAAAATAGGCCTCATGTTTGTCGTGAATGTTATTACAAAGAGGATTGTAGGCCTTGTCCAGTAAACATTATACAACAGCAATTTAAGGAAGAAATCTCAATAAGGTGTTCAAGAGCTAAGGAAAAAATAAAAGAAATATTTAATTTGATTAGAAGACATTTTGATGAGTATTATCTTTCAATTAGAGATAATACATTGTTGACGGTTCAAAATCAAAAAGTATCTTTAACAAGGTATTATGAACAAGGTGGAGTATACAGAAAAGAATATGAACTTGAGCCATTGCAGATTAATGCTTTGCAGAAAATTTTTAATTTTAAAGAGATAAGCTTAAAGGAATTGTTATATGATTTTAAAAATTACGAGATGTTACTAAATTTTATTGAGCCGTTAGTGTTTGATAATTTTATTATGGTAAGGAGGAGCTAA